In a single window of the Caldalkalibacillus uzonensis genome:
- a CDS encoding ABC transporter ATP-binding protein, translating to MGSVVVKDLIKKYDDVVALKNVNLDIKEGEFFALLGPSGCGKTTTMRCIAGFEDPSSGDIFIGDQKVNHVPPNKRNCGMVFQSYALFPHYNVFENVAYSLVVRELYNGGLMTKIKNFALLMSRRLAKPSEHIEKKVRDALKYVELEPYAERAVSELSGGQQQRVALARALVMEPSVLLMDEPLSNLDKKLRNTMRSTIRRIQQDVGITTIFVTHDQEEAMSMADRVAVMKDGEVIQIASPTELYSQPKTSFVADFVGSSNIFQGNVKKSEKTHTIVKFGDIVLKSNFNTNKNDVNVMIRPESIELFANGASTDGENVIEGEVIISTYLGSQIRYDVKVGMYEFMVDKTYEPGVPVLESGEKVKLKINPERVLLI from the coding sequence ATGGGTTCCGTAGTCGTTAAAGATCTTATTAAGAAATATGATGACGTCGTAGCACTTAAAAATGTTAATTTAGACATCAAGGAGGGTGAATTTTTCGCCCTTCTTGGGCCCTCTGGTTGTGGAAAAACAACAACGATGAGGTGCATTGCTGGATTTGAAGACCCTTCATCAGGGGACATTTTTATAGGGGATCAAAAAGTAAACCATGTTCCACCTAATAAAAGAAACTGTGGGATGGTATTCCAAAGCTATGCCCTTTTTCCACACTACAATGTGTTTGAGAATGTTGCATATAGCTTAGTAGTTAGAGAATTATACAATGGTGGCTTAATGACTAAAATAAAAAACTTTGCGCTTCTAATGAGCAGACGATTGGCTAAGCCATCAGAACACATCGAGAAAAAAGTAAGGGATGCATTGAAATATGTAGAGCTAGAGCCGTATGCTGAGAGAGCCGTAAGTGAGCTATCAGGGGGGCAACAGCAGCGTGTTGCTTTAGCTAGAGCATTGGTTATGGAACCATCTGTTTTACTTATGGATGAGCCACTTTCAAATCTTGATAAAAAGCTTCGTAATACGATGCGTTCAACGATTCGTAGAATTCAACAAGATGTTGGAATCACTACAATATTCGTAACCCATGATCAGGAAGAAGCCATGAGTATGGCTGACCGAGTGGCGGTTATGAAAGATGGTGAGGTTATTCAGATTGCTTCTCCAACTGAACTATATAGTCAACCCAAAACATCATTTGTTGCTGATTTTGTGGGATCTTCAAATATTTTCCAAGGCAACGTGAAGAAATCAGAAAAAACACATACTATTGTTAAGTTTGGAGATATTGTGTTAAAGTCCAATTTTAATACAAATAAAAATGATGTCAATGTGATGATAAGACCCGAAAGCATAGAACTGTTTGCAAATGGAGCTTCGACAGATGGTGAAAATGTTATTGAGGGTGAGGTCATTATTTCGACTTACTTAGGATCTCAAATCAGATATGACGTTAAGGTTGGAATGTATGAGTTTATGGTAGATAAAACATATGAGCCAGGAGTACCAGTGTTAGAATCAGGTGAAAAGGTAAAATTAAAAATTAATCCTGAACGGGTGTTGCTAATATGA
- a CDS encoding transposase yields MAIIQQMSLFEWEEIEQLGDLERLLLVLENMPDEPLMQMLEKARGRGKNDYPIRAMWNSVLAGIVFQHESIESLRRELGRNGQLRHLCGFEGQVGDVLGLHSFFKKTAAT; encoded by the coding sequence ATGGCTATTATACAACAAATGAGTTTGTTTGAGTGGGAAGAAATTGAACAATTGGGAGATTTGGAACGTTTGCTTTTGGTGCTGGAAAACATGCCGGACGAACCGTTGATGCAAATGCTGGAAAAAGCACGTGGACGAGGAAAAAATGACTATCCGATCCGTGCCATGTGGAATTCCGTGTTAGCCGGGATCGTCTTTCAGCACGAAAGCATCGAGTCATTGCGGCGTGAACTGGGCCGCAATGGGCAACTGAGACACTTGTGCGGCTTTGAAGGACAAGTGGGCGACGTCCTCGGCTTACACTCGTTTTTTAAAAAAACTGCTGCAACATGA
- a CDS encoding ABC transporter permease, whose translation MKPEIKRELIQPKPSKRKGSFLARIDYLSVVKWGISAFFIIFLIIPLLSIFIVSFTGVPINIFGSLVNPDIFATTIERLSNASFEHYLKLAGGGTYFSALMNSLALSLGVSVLVILMCLPIAYGFARTTMPFKKLFGALCIVPLIVPTFISAAGIILMFGQSGWVTSIYQSLGGDGVIFDVYSMTGIVLVQIFFFFPFALWPMVAAFKTSDISLEEASNNLGAKNWITMLFVTLPLALPGIISSVLLIFTVSFSDFGTPIIMAPPDLNLIVVEAYREIAGFFNWAGASILTVIMVLVAGLFFWLQRLVTKGRDYGTLSGKPKQQRLNDNKFVTTILTIYTAIVVLIPLLTLFTVFLQSIATTWGHGMFPNGYTLEHYARIFSRSSTNIWNSIVLASGALIVSVVVATFISYFVVRRNAVKLDFMASIPLIVPGIALGIALIQTFNTAPLQLTGTATLLIVAYAIRRMPYMIRSTMGTMMAIKKDIEEAAVNLGASPLLAAMTVVGPLMLPGIAAGSILVFVTVIKETSITVLLAPSDWAPMSLVVFQSLLRGDYYTASAMAILIIVVVLVLQAIASRISKQSLY comes from the coding sequence ATGAAACCAGAAATTAAGCGGGAGTTGATTCAACCTAAACCATCAAAGAGAAAAGGTTCTTTTTTAGCTCGAATTGATTACTTATCTGTTGTTAAATGGGGAATATCGGCCTTTTTTATTATTTTTCTAATCATTCCTTTGCTTTCAATATTTATCGTAAGTTTTACTGGCGTGCCGATAAATATTTTTGGCTCTTTAGTTAACCCTGATATTTTTGCCACCACTATAGAGCGATTGTCTAATGCCTCATTTGAGCACTATTTGAAACTGGCAGGCGGGGGTACATATTTCTCAGCACTAATGAATAGCTTGGCTCTATCTTTAGGTGTATCTGTCCTAGTTATTCTAATGTGTTTGCCTATTGCCTATGGATTTGCTCGAACAACGATGCCATTTAAGAAATTATTTGGAGCGTTATGTATTGTTCCATTGATTGTACCTACATTTATATCAGCAGCAGGAATTATTTTAATGTTTGGACAATCAGGATGGGTTACATCAATTTATCAGTCGTTAGGTGGAGATGGCGTCATATTTGATGTCTATTCTATGACTGGGATAGTCCTAGTACAAATCTTTTTCTTTTTTCCATTTGCGCTTTGGCCAATGGTGGCAGCCTTTAAAACAAGTGACATTTCATTAGAGGAAGCTTCAAATAATTTGGGAGCAAAAAACTGGATAACAATGCTATTTGTAACACTACCTCTAGCTCTACCAGGGATCATCTCAAGTGTTCTACTTATATTTACTGTTAGCTTTTCAGATTTTGGTACGCCTATTATTATGGCACCACCAGATCTGAATTTGATTGTTGTTGAAGCGTATCGTGAAATTGCCGGTTTCTTTAACTGGGCGGGTGCATCAATACTTACTGTAATCATGGTGTTAGTTGCTGGATTATTCTTCTGGTTACAACGATTGGTCACTAAGGGAAGAGACTATGGCACATTATCAGGAAAGCCAAAACAACAGCGCTTAAACGATAACAAATTTGTAACGACAATTTTAACGATCTATACAGCTATTGTTGTACTGATCCCATTGTTGACGTTATTTACAGTCTTTTTACAATCAATCGCTACGACATGGGGACATGGCATGTTCCCAAATGGTTATACACTTGAACATTATGCGAGAATTTTCTCGCGTTCATCGACTAACATTTGGAATAGTATCGTTTTAGCCTCTGGAGCGTTAATCGTCAGTGTGGTTGTGGCCACGTTTATATCTTATTTTGTTGTTCGCCGCAATGCAGTAAAACTTGATTTTATGGCATCTATTCCACTTATTGTACCTGGGATTGCCCTAGGGATTGCCCTAATCCAAACATTCAACACGGCACCATTGCAATTGACAGGTACAGCAACATTGTTAATTGTGGCTTATGCCATACGACGAATGCCGTATATGATTCGTTCAACAATGGGCACGATGATGGCTATTAAGAAAGACATTGAAGAAGCAGCAGTTAATCTAGGAGCCTCTCCGCTTCTTGCAGCCATGACAGTCGTTGGGCCACTAATGCTTCCGGGGATTGCCGCTGGCTCGATACTCGTATTTGTTACGGTAATCAAGGAAACAAGTATAACGGTATTACTAGCGCCATCGGATTGGGCTCCAATGAGCTTAGTTGTTTTTCAGAGCTTGTTAAGAGGTGATTATTACACAGCCTCGGCAATGGCCATATTAATCATTGTTGTTGTTCTTGTGCTTCAAGCGATTGCTAGTCGTATTTCAAAACAATCACTTTATTAA
- a CDS encoding HAD-IIA family hydrolase: protein MLVVFQNNHFINVTEVGIIRGFIFDLDGTVYLGDQPIKGAAEAINTLQQRGDRVVFLSNKPIATRMFYVEKLRKMGIEASLENVLNSNYIMAYYLKDILTAEQSVFVIGEWPLIEELEAQEIPITQDPLQADYVILSWDRYFTYDKLNAAFQAWFHGAKIIATNPDRTCPIENGQIPDCGAIIGAIEGATGQAIDAVVGKPSAIMAETAVKKLGLDFSQCYMVGDRLETDIKMANETGMNSVLVLTGITTEDMLATSPYQPKYVLNSIADIPSI, encoded by the coding sequence TTGCTAGTCGTATTTCAAAACAATCACTTTATTAATGTGACGGAGGTAGGTATTATTAGAGGATTTATATTTGACCTGGACGGAACTGTGTATTTAGGAGATCAACCGATTAAGGGAGCTGCAGAAGCCATTAACACATTACAACAAAGAGGGGATCGAGTTGTCTTTTTATCCAACAAGCCGATTGCAACTAGAATGTTTTATGTTGAAAAGTTGAGAAAGATGGGAATTGAGGCATCACTAGAAAATGTATTGAATTCAAATTATATAATGGCGTATTATCTGAAAGACATTCTAACAGCAGAACAATCTGTTTTTGTCATAGGAGAGTGGCCTCTCATCGAAGAACTTGAGGCTCAAGAGATACCAATTACGCAAGACCCATTGCAAGCAGATTATGTTATCCTTTCATGGGATAGGTATTTTACGTATGACAAGCTCAATGCAGCGTTTCAAGCATGGTTTCATGGAGCAAAAATTATCGCTACAAATCCGGATCGAACCTGCCCAATTGAAAACGGACAAATCCCAGATTGTGGGGCAATAATTGGTGCTATAGAAGGAGCAACTGGCCAAGCTATTGACGCTGTTGTCGGTAAGCCTTCAGCGATTATGGCAGAAACGGCTGTTAAGAAGCTTGGGCTTGACTTTTCACAATGTTACATGGTCGGAGATCGCTTAGAAACTGATATTAAAATGGCTAATGAAACGGGGATGAATAGCGTTCTCGTTCTAACCGGAATTACGACTGAGGATATGCTAGCTACAAGCCCTTATCAACCGAAATATGTATTAAATAGCATTGCAGACATCCCTTCAATTTAA
- a CDS encoding ABC transporter substrate-binding protein, whose product MSKRLNVLLIIALSLVLTACSTESGGQGGNNTVSLYSPETPDMTNEMKEQFEELYGGTVNIQYAGTNVLVNRMIAEMDNPQADVWYGGGGILPFEAAVERGFITPYIPEAVKDWDVYENGIKVRHEDWYWVGTEIFVLGFVYNTDLLDESELPRTWDDLLDPKWKGKLQMPNPAASGTATLLVLSQMMERGEEAAWEYFDQLVEQMNAIPDSGGAPTRAVATGEALIGIGFDFMAYQNKARGESVDFIVPETTPILVNPVSLVKDGPNPEGGKAFIDYMLSEEGQQLKADWYHIPIMPGIESKSPLSLESLEGHAQQLDIDWVVENYDRIRNEWRERYQ is encoded by the coding sequence ATGAGTAAGAGATTAAATGTCCTTTTAATCATTGCTTTGTCGTTAGTGTTAACAGCTTGTTCAACTGAATCAGGTGGGCAAGGAGGTAATAATACGGTTTCGTTATATTCACCTGAAACACCAGATATGACAAATGAAATGAAAGAGCAATTTGAAGAACTTTACGGTGGAACAGTTAACATCCAATATGCAGGCACAAACGTTCTTGTTAACCGTATGATTGCAGAAATGGATAATCCACAAGCTGACGTTTGGTATGGGGGAGGGGGAATACTTCCGTTTGAAGCAGCTGTTGAACGAGGTTTTATTACTCCGTATATTCCTGAAGCTGTGAAAGACTGGGATGTCTATGAAAATGGAATAAAAGTAAGGCATGAAGATTGGTACTGGGTTGGAACTGAAATTTTCGTTCTAGGGTTTGTATATAATACCGATTTACTTGATGAATCGGAGTTGCCAAGAACATGGGATGATTTATTAGACCCGAAGTGGAAAGGCAAATTACAAATGCCTAACCCGGCAGCATCGGGGACAGCAACTCTTCTTGTATTGAGCCAAATGATGGAGAGAGGCGAAGAAGCGGCATGGGAGTATTTTGATCAACTAGTAGAACAAATGAATGCGATTCCTGATTCAGGTGGTGCACCAACTCGTGCGGTTGCAACTGGTGAAGCATTAATCGGGATCGGTTTTGACTTCATGGCTTACCAAAATAAGGCTCGTGGTGAATCAGTAGACTTTATCGTTCCTGAAACGACACCTATTCTTGTTAACCCTGTATCTCTAGTTAAGGATGGTCCTAACCCTGAAGGAGGCAAAGCATTTATTGACTATATGCTTTCTGAAGAAGGACAGCAGCTAAAAGCTGATTGGTACCATATTCCAATTATGCCTGGAATTGAATCTAAGTCCCCTTTATCATTAGAATCTTTAGAAGGTCACGCTCAGCAATTAGATATTGATTGGGTTGTAGAAAACTATGATCGCATAAGAAATGAGTGGAGAGAAAGATATCAATAA